A region of Lacinutrix sp. Hel_I_90 DNA encodes the following proteins:
- a CDS encoding murein hydrolase activator EnvC → MHKHLTYFLFCLVVLSTTSSFSQSGKQKELEARRVELRNEIKKINTLLASNKSKQKSEVSLIEDLNHKLAVRENLIKVTNQQANLLTREINTNQKEITSNRDELTLLKVNYGKMLEKSYKNKNKQNRVMFLLSSSNFKQAYKRIQYLNQYADYQKQQGETIKEKTKELQEANLELLAQKEKKSKLIAENKVAQRTLERERKEHEEIMSSIRKNLNKYSAQVKAKEKEVSRIDNEIDKIIRDAIAKSNEAAPKTKRVSAKGFALTAEAKALANDFLGSKGKLPWPVEKGVVKLRYGKQPSPIDPSVTINSNGVRIATEKNAKIRAVFNGEVWRIIQPKRSNPIVLIKHGNYITAYRNVGKLYVKAGDKVTTKQDIGEVFTNPSTGETVLNFSIYKDSHTQNPTSWIYKM, encoded by the coding sequence ATGCATAAACACCTTACATATTTTTTATTTTGCTTAGTAGTATTAAGTACAACAAGTAGTTTTTCGCAAAGCGGAAAACAAAAGGAATTGGAGGCAAGACGTGTAGAATTACGAAATGAAATTAAGAAAATTAATACACTACTGGCGTCTAACAAATCCAAACAAAAATCTGAAGTGTCCTTAATTGAAGACCTAAACCACAAGCTTGCCGTAAGAGAGAATTTAATTAAAGTGACCAATCAACAAGCCAATTTGTTGACGCGTGAAATTAATACCAATCAAAAGGAAATTACGTCCAATCGTGATGAGTTAACCCTGTTAAAAGTGAATTACGGTAAAATGCTTGAGAAATCCTATAAGAATAAAAACAAACAAAATCGGGTAATGTTTTTATTGTCATCTTCTAACTTCAAACAAGCCTATAAACGCATTCAGTATTTAAATCAATATGCAGATTACCAAAAACAACAAGGCGAAACGATTAAAGAAAAAACAAAAGAGTTACAAGAGGCAAATTTGGAATTATTAGCGCAAAAAGAAAAAAAGAGCAAACTTATAGCCGAAAATAAGGTTGCGCAAAGAACTCTAGAGCGTGAGCGCAAAGAACACGAAGAAATCATGAGTTCTATTAGAAAGAACTTAAACAAATACAGTGCACAGGTAAAAGCCAAAGAGAAGGAAGTCTCCAGAATTGATAATGAAATAGATAAAATTATCCGTGATGCTATCGCAAAATCGAATGAAGCTGCTCCCAAAACAAAGCGGGTAAGTGCTAAAGGATTTGCTTTAACAGCAGAGGCTAAGGCACTCGCTAATGACTTTTTAGGCAGTAAAGGCAAATTGCCATGGCCGGTAGAAAAGGGGGTCGTAAAGTTGCGCTATGGAAAGCAGCCCTCGCCCATTGACCCATCGGTAACCATAAATAGTAATGGTGTTAGAATTGCGACCGAAAAGAATGCAAAAATAAGAGCCGTTTTTAATGGTGAAGTATGGCGCATTATACAGCCAAAACGTAGTAATCCTATTGTATTAATTAAACACGGTAATTACATTACAGCCTATAGAAATGTTGGTAAATTATATGTGAAAGCTGGAGATAAAGTGACTACAAAACAGGATATTGGAGAAGTGTTTACCAATCCATCCACTGGAGAGACGGTGTTAAACTTTAGTATTTATAAAGACAGTCATACACAAAACCCAACGTCTTGGATTTATAAGATGTAG
- a CDS encoding acyl-CoA thioesterase: protein MEAKTPKESRTIMTDMVLPGETNPINNLFGGELLARMDRAAGISARRHSRRIVVTASVNHVAFNRAIPLGSVVTVDAKVSRAFKSSMEIYIDVWIEDRESGIKDKANEAIYTFVAVDETGRPVHVPELKPETALEITRFEGALRRKQLSLVLAGKMKPNDATELKALFD from the coding sequence ATGGAAGCAAAGACACCTAAAGAATCAAGAACAATCATGACCGACATGGTTTTACCAGGTGAAACCAACCCAATCAACAACCTTTTTGGAGGCGAATTATTGGCCAGAATGGATCGCGCTGCTGGTATTAGTGCCCGTCGTCATTCGCGTCGTATTGTAGTGACTGCTTCTGTTAATCATGTGGCTTTTAACCGTGCCATTCCCTTGGGAAGTGTTGTTACTGTTGACGCAAAGGTTTCTCGTGCTTTTAAAAGCTCTATGGAAATCTATATTGATGTTTGGATTGAAGATAGAGAATCTGGTATTAAAGATAAAGCAAATGAAGCCATTTATACTTTTGTCGCTGTAGATGAAACCGGAAGACCTGTACATGTACCAGAGTTAAAACCTGAAACAGCTTTAGAAATCACACGTTTTGAAGGTGCGCTAAGACGTAAACAACTTAGTTTAGTTTTGGCTGGAAAAATGAAACCCAATGATGCTACAGAGTTAAAAGCATTGTTTGACTAA
- a CDS encoding SPOR domain-containing protein, with protein sequence MQLEHYISDLLYRYECVAVPNFGAFLSQRISATVHESTNAFYPPKKSLAFNEQIQTNDGLLARYIADVENISFETATEKIAKRVKSLKSHLIEGETLAFENIGDLKLNSEGKIAFSPSYHLNYLTDAFGLSQLVSPAVTREVYKQEVEAIEKVIPITVTAEKRKTKHYLKYAAVAFIALTLSGFVVSHYHMNDIAAQNEVAQEEASAQLDSKIQEATFIISNPLPSATLKVTKQTGNYHIVAGAFRVEANSDKKVEQLKAEGFKARKIGVNRYGLHQVAYATYEDRFEALSALNAVRKTSNSDAWLLVKQLD encoded by the coding sequence ATGCAATTAGAACACTACATAAGCGATTTATTATACCGTTACGAATGTGTGGCTGTACCTAACTTTGGTGCTTTTTTGTCACAGCGCATTAGTGCCACCGTTCACGAGTCTACCAATGCGTTTTATCCGCCAAAGAAGAGCTTAGCTTTTAACGAGCAAATACAAACAAATGATGGTTTGTTAGCCCGTTACATTGCAGATGTTGAAAACATTTCTTTTGAAACGGCTACAGAAAAAATTGCAAAACGTGTGAAATCGTTAAAATCCCATTTAATTGAAGGCGAAACTTTAGCTTTTGAAAACATTGGCGATTTAAAGCTAAATAGCGAAGGAAAAATAGCGTTTTCGCCCTCGTATCATTTAAATTATTTAACGGATGCTTTTGGGTTATCACAATTGGTTTCACCGGCTGTGACTCGTGAAGTTTATAAGCAAGAAGTTGAAGCCATTGAAAAGGTTATCCCAATTACTGTAACAGCCGAAAAACGTAAGACGAAACATTATCTTAAATATGCCGCCGTTGCTTTCATCGCTTTAACTTTAAGTGGTTTCGTGGTAAGCCATTACCATATGAATGACATCGCTGCTCAAAACGAAGTGGCTCAGGAAGAAGCAAGTGCTCAGCTAGACTCAAAAATCCAAGAAGCGACTTTTATTATTAGTAACCCATTGCCTTCAGCAACTTTAAAGGTCACAAAACAAACTGGCAACTATCATATCGTGGCTGGTGCCTTTAGAGTAGAAGCCAATTCTGATAAAAAAGTAGAACAACTTAAAGCCGAAGGTTTTAAAGCTAGAAAAATTGGTGTGAACAGATATGGTTTACATCAAGTCGCATATGCTACTTACGAAGATCGCTTTGAAGCGCTAAGCGCACTTAATGCCGTGCGTAAAACGAGTAATAGTGACGCTTGGTTATTAGTTAAACAACTCGATTAA
- the dprA gene encoding DNA-processing protein DprA, translating into MTENDLLYILALQNVPKIGDTTAKKLIAHCGSAEGVLKEKRHNLLKIDGIGSLTITDLFSSNHLEAAEAELTFIKEEGIKTHYFASESYPEKLKHCIDSPILLFEAGNINLNNKHIISVVGARKITTSGIAFCEKLIEELAIYNPIIVSGFAYGTDITAHKAAIQNKLQTIACLAHGLNQIYPKNHKKYMAEVENKGGFFTDFWSTHAFDRNNFLKRNRIIAGISEATIVIESAEKGGSLVTADIANSYNRDVFAVPGRTTDSQSVGCNDLIKQQKAHLLSTPLDVPYLLNWQLEDDQKPVVQKQLFVELDANEKVIYNYLKENDKQLLDVIALRCDMPTYKLAGLLLNMELKGVVRPLPGKLFEVI; encoded by the coding sequence ATGACAGAAAATGATTTGCTATACATTTTAGCGCTTCAAAATGTGCCAAAAATAGGGGATACCACGGCCAAAAAACTAATCGCGCATTGCGGTTCTGCCGAAGGTGTGCTAAAAGAAAAGCGTCATAACCTGCTTAAAATTGATGGTATAGGAAGTCTGACCATTACAGATTTGTTTTCAAGTAATCATCTGGAAGCTGCAGAAGCTGAGCTAACATTTATTAAAGAAGAAGGTATTAAAACACATTATTTTGCTTCTGAAAGTTACCCTGAAAAACTAAAACACTGTATTGACAGTCCGATTTTGCTTTTTGAAGCGGGGAATATTAATTTGAACAACAAGCATATTATAAGTGTGGTTGGTGCACGAAAAATTACGACCTCTGGTATTGCATTTTGTGAAAAGTTAATTGAAGAATTGGCTATTTATAACCCTATTATTGTTTCTGGTTTCGCCTATGGAACAGACATTACTGCGCATAAGGCGGCAATACAAAACAAACTGCAAACCATAGCCTGTTTAGCACACGGATTAAACCAAATTTACCCAAAAAACCATAAAAAGTATATGGCTGAGGTAGAAAACAAAGGCGGGTTTTTTACTGATTTCTGGAGTACCCATGCTTTTGACAGAAACAACTTTTTAAAACGGAATCGCATTATCGCAGGCATAAGTGAAGCTACAATAGTTATTGAGAGCGCCGAAAAAGGGGGCAGCTTAGTCACTGCCGATATTGCCAACTCCTACAATCGTGATGTATTCGCTGTTCCTGGTCGCACCACCGACTCTCAAAGTGTGGGTTGCAACGATTTAATAAAACAGCAAAAAGCCCATTTACTTTCTACACCATTAGATGTGCCCTATTTACTCAATTGGCAATTAGAGGATGACCAAAAACCTGTTGTGCAAAAGCAGTTATTCGTAGAATTGGATGCTAATGAAAAAGTGATTTATAATTACCTAAAAGAGAACGATAAGCAACTCCTAGATGTAATTGCGTTACGATGTGATATGCCAACTTATAAACTCGCAGGATTGCTATTGAATATGGAATTGAAGGGCGTGGTGAGACCTCTGCCAGGTAAGTTGTTTGAAGTGATTTGA
- the trpS gene encoding tryptophan--tRNA ligase, translated as MARILTGIQSTGTPHLGNILGALMPAIEMSQDEKNNSFLFIADMHSLTQIKDAETLRHNTYSTAATWLAFGLDIEKTVFYRQSDVPQVTELSWYLSCFFPYQRLTLAHSFKDKADRLEDVNSGLFTYPMLMAADILLYDANIIPVGKDQLQHIEMTRDVASRFHAQLGDTFVLPEAKIQENTMLIPGTDGAKMSKSKGNIIDIFLPEKKLRKQIMSIETDSTPLEDPKDWSTCNCFALYSLLASEAEKAAMKTNYETGNYGYGHAKQALFELLLKTFETQRERYDFYMNNLDKIDEALAKGAEKATLIADAVLTRVRGKLGY; from the coding sequence ATGGCAAGAATACTCACAGGAATACAAAGTACAGGAACACCACATTTAGGCAATATCTTAGGCGCACTCATGCCAGCGATAGAGATGTCTCAAGACGAAAAAAACAACTCGTTTTTATTTATTGCAGACATGCATTCGCTCACGCAAATAAAAGATGCCGAAACATTACGACATAACACCTATTCTACCGCTGCCACTTGGTTGGCCTTTGGATTAGACATTGAAAAAACGGTGTTTTACAGACAGAGTGATGTTCCTCAAGTCACAGAACTCTCTTGGTATTTAAGTTGTTTTTTTCCCTACCAACGCTTAACCTTAGCGCATAGTTTTAAAGACAAAGCAGACCGATTGGAAGATGTTAACTCTGGCCTATTTACCTATCCCATGTTAATGGCTGCAGATATTTTGTTGTATGACGCCAATATTATTCCGGTAGGCAAAGACCAGTTACAACACATAGAAATGACCCGCGATGTGGCGTCTCGCTTTCATGCACAACTTGGTGACACTTTTGTCTTACCAGAAGCTAAAATTCAGGAAAACACCATGTTGATTCCTGGAACAGACGGGGCGAAAATGAGTAAAAGCAAGGGCAATATTATCGATATCTTTTTACCAGAAAAGAAATTGCGCAAACAAATCATGAGTATTGAAACCGATAGCACTCCTCTTGAGGACCCAAAAGATTGGAGCACTTGTAACTGTTTTGCGCTTTATAGTTTATTAGCTTCAGAAGCCGAAAAAGCAGCTATGAAAACCAATTATGAAACTGGTAATTATGGTTACGGCCATGCGAAACAAGCATTGTTTGAGTTGCTTTTAAAAACCTTTGAAACACAACGTGAGCGTTATGATTTTTATATGAATAACCTAGATAAAATTGATGAAGCTTTAGCTAAAGGTGCTGAAAAAGCAACACTTATAGCTGATGCTGTTTTGACTCGTGTTCGTGGGAAGCTTGGGTATTAG
- a CDS encoding 1-acyl-sn-glycerol-3-phosphate acyltransferase, protein MIVFKYMFWLLYRIWFYILVALPIIVLFPLLIISILKESWYPYFFKLARIWAKTILIGMGFKTKIEWEQKPSKTASYMLVANHTSMADIMLMLVTFKNPFVFVGKAELAKIPLFGFFYKRTCILVDRNSAKSRQAVFLRAQRRLKQGSSICIFPEGLVPEEDILLTEFKAGAFRLAINHQIPIIPITFGDNKARFSYSFFSGGPGKMRVKVHKFIETKGLKTTDTATVNEKARAIIYNQLKAFGSK, encoded by the coding sequence ATGATTGTATTTAAATACATGTTTTGGTTGCTCTATCGCATTTGGTTTTATATACTGGTTGCTTTACCTATTATCGTATTATTTCCACTACTTATTATTTCTATTTTAAAAGAGTCCTGGTACCCATACTTTTTTAAATTAGCCAGAATTTGGGCGAAAACCATTCTTATTGGTATGGGTTTTAAAACCAAAATAGAATGGGAGCAAAAGCCAAGTAAAACAGCGAGTTATATGTTGGTCGCCAATCACACGTCTATGGCCGATATTATGCTCATGTTAGTCACGTTTAAGAATCCGTTTGTGTTTGTTGGGAAAGCAGAATTAGCAAAAATTCCGTTGTTTGGCTTTTTCTATAAACGCACCTGTATCTTAGTCGATAGAAATAGTGCAAAAAGCAGGCAAGCGGTATTTTTAAGAGCACAGCGTAGATTAAAACAAGGTTCAAGTATTTGTATTTTTCCAGAGGGCTTAGTGCCTGAAGAAGACATCTTACTCACCGAATTTAAAGCTGGTGCTTTCCGATTAGCAATCAACCATCAAATACCAATAATCCCTATTACTTTTGGCGATAACAAAGCCCGTTTTTCTTATTCGTTTTTTAGTGGCGGGCCAGGAAAAATGCGCGTCAAGGTTCATAAGTTTATTGAAACCAAAGGTTTAAAGACTACGGATACTGCTACAGTAAATGAAAAAGCGAGAGCTATTATTTACAATCAATTAAAAGCGTTTGGCTCAAAATAA
- a CDS encoding RNA polymerase sigma factor: MSLDELIHKCKINDTKAQSELYKLFSSKLFSVCLKYSRNYVEAEDNLQDAFVTIFKKIEQYKNKGSFEGWLKRVTINTALQRYRSQGVFDIVNEALIEDETIVIEDDNDISIEYLLKIIQELPDRYRLVFNLYVLDGYSHKEIADLLKINTGTSKSNLARARQILKTKVTDYKMGNQSQSL; encoded by the coding sequence TTGAGTTTAGATGAGCTCATACATAAATGTAAGATTAATGATACTAAAGCGCAAAGCGAACTCTACAAACTCTTTTCGAGTAAATTGTTTTCTGTATGCCTTAAGTATTCAAGAAATTATGTCGAAGCGGAAGATAATTTGCAGGATGCTTTTGTAACTATTTTTAAGAAAATAGAACAATATAAAAATAAAGGTTCTTTTGAAGGTTGGTTAAAACGAGTAACGATAAACACCGCATTACAGCGCTATCGTAGTCAAGGCGTTTTTGATATAGTAAACGAGGCGTTAATTGAAGATGAAACTATTGTTATTGAAGATGATAATGATATCTCTATTGAATATTTATTAAAAATCATCCAGGAATTACCAGACAGATACCGGTTGGTCTTTAACCTTTATGTATTGGATGGTTATTCGCACAAGGAAATCGCAGATCTATTGAAAATAAATACGGGAACCTCAAAATCGAACTTAGCAAGAGCAAGACAGATTTTAAAAACTAAAGTAACGGACTATAAAATGGGTAACCAATCCCAATCTTTATAA
- the recA gene encoding recombinase RecA: MANEKEAKLKALKLTLDKLDKAYGKGTVMKMSDAAIVDVEAIPSGSLGLDIALGVGGYPRGRVIEIYGPESSGKTTLTLHAIAEAQKAGGIAAFIDAEHAFDRFYAEKLGVDIDNLIISQPDNGEQALEITDNLIRSGAIDIVVIDSVAALTPKSEIEGEMGDSKMGLHARLMSQALRKLTASISKTNCTVIFINQLREKIGVMFGNPETTTGGNALKFYASVRLDIRRSTQIKSTDGEVLGNKTRVKVVKNKVAPPFKLAEFDIMYGEGISKVGEVLDVAVEKEIIKKSGSWFSYEDTKLGQGRDAVKSIIKDNPELFEELEGKIKKAIKEAV, encoded by the coding sequence ATGGCAAATGAAAAAGAAGCAAAATTAAAAGCTCTAAAGTTAACCTTAGATAAATTAGACAAAGCATACGGTAAAGGAACCGTAATGAAAATGAGCGATGCTGCTATTGTAGATGTAGAAGCTATTCCATCTGGTTCACTAGGTTTAGATATTGCTTTGGGAGTTGGTGGCTACCCAAGAGGAAGAGTGATAGAGATATACGGTCCAGAATCTTCTGGTAAAACAACATTAACGTTACACGCCATTGCTGAAGCACAAAAAGCGGGTGGTATAGCAGCATTTATTGATGCCGAACATGCTTTTGATCGTTTTTATGCTGAAAAATTAGGTGTTGATATTGATAATTTAATTATCTCTCAACCTGATAATGGTGAACAAGCTCTAGAAATTACAGATAATTTAATTCGTTCGGGCGCTATTGACATTGTTGTCATCGATTCTGTAGCTGCTTTAACGCCTAAAAGTGAAATTGAAGGAGAAATGGGGGACAGTAAAATGGGCTTGCATGCGCGTTTAATGTCTCAAGCTTTAAGAAAATTAACGGCATCAATTAGTAAAACAAATTGTACCGTAATATTTATTAACCAATTACGTGAAAAAATTGGTGTGATGTTTGGTAATCCAGAAACAACAACTGGTGGTAACGCCTTAAAGTTTTATGCTTCTGTAAGATTAGACATTCGTCGTTCTACACAAATTAAGAGTACCGATGGCGAAGTTTTAGGTAATAAAACACGCGTGAAGGTTGTTAAAAATAAAGTTGCACCACCATTTAAGTTAGCAGAATTCGACATTATGTACGGAGAAGGCATCAGTAAAGTTGGTGAAGTATTAGATGTAGCGGTAGAAAAAGAAATTATAAAAAAGAGCGGCTCTTGGTTTAGCTACGAGGACACCAAATTAGGACAAGGTCGCGATGCCGTTAAGTCAATAATAAAAGATAATCCAGAGCTTTTTGAAGAGCTTGAAGGAAAAATTAAAAAAGCGATTAAAGAAGCTGTTTAA
- a CDS encoding rhodanese-related sulfurtransferase gives MQLYNKLSAKERTELIESAGKERLTLSFYQYAKIGNPQILRDHLFLTWNALDVLGRIYVATEGINAQLSLPADRFNAFKTHLDSIAFLKDIRLNIAVEQDNLSFLKLKVKVRDKIVADGLEDNTFDVTNKGVHVAAETFNALIEDEKTVLVDMRNHYESEIGHFKNAITPDVDTFRESLDIIEDDLKAHKEDRNLVMYCTGGIRCEKASAYFKHKGFKNVYQLEGGIIEYTRQVNENSLENKFIGKNFVFDDRRAEKISDDVIANCHQCGTPCDTHVNCANDACHLLFIQCEACKTELDNCCSTGCKEIKALPFEAQKALRKGQGNSNDIFKKGRADHLSYKKDLRNIFETLKNK, from the coding sequence ATGCAACTGTACAATAAACTAAGCGCCAAAGAACGAACAGAACTTATTGAAAGTGCTGGAAAAGAGCGTTTAACGCTTTCGTTTTATCAATATGCGAAGATTGGCAACCCGCAAATTCTTAGAGATCATTTATTTCTTACATGGAATGCACTAGACGTTTTAGGACGAATTTATGTGGCGACCGAAGGTATTAATGCACAATTGTCATTGCCAGCCGATCGCTTTAATGCGTTTAAAACACATTTAGATAGTATCGCTTTTTTAAAAGATATTCGTTTAAATATTGCTGTAGAGCAAGATAACCTCTCTTTTTTAAAACTGAAAGTCAAAGTGCGAGACAAAATTGTTGCCGATGGTTTAGAAGACAACACTTTCGATGTCACCAACAAAGGAGTTCATGTAGCTGCTGAGACGTTTAATGCACTCATTGAAGATGAGAAGACCGTTTTGGTAGATATGCGAAATCACTATGAAAGTGAAATCGGTCATTTTAAAAATGCAATCACTCCAGATGTGGATACTTTTCGTGAATCATTAGATATTATTGAAGACGATTTAAAAGCACATAAAGAAGATAGAAATCTTGTGATGTATTGCACTGGTGGGATCAGGTGCGAAAAAGCAAGCGCGTATTTTAAACACAAAGGTTTTAAGAACGTGTATCAATTAGAAGGCGGAATTATAGAATACACCAGACAAGTCAACGAAAACAGTCTAGAGAATAAATTTATAGGTAAAAATTTCGTGTTTGACGATCGTCGTGCCGAAAAAATAAGTGACGATGTCATAGCCAACTGTCACCAATGTGGAACACCATGCGACACGCACGTAAATTGTGCTAATGATGCATGTCACCTGCTTTTTATACAATGTGAAGCCTGTAAAACAGAGCTGGATAATTGTTGTTCAACAGGGTGTAAAGAGATAAAAGCCTTGCCTTTTGAAGCCCAAAAAGCGTTACGCAAAGGACAAGGGAATAGTAATGATATTTTCAAAAAGGGAAGAGCAGATCACTTATCTTATAAAAAAGACTTGCGGAATATTTTTGAAACTCTTAAAAACAAATAA
- a CDS encoding regulatory iron-sulfur-containing complex subunit RicT, which translates to MACASCSTKDGQPKGCKNNGTCGTDSCNKLTVFDWLANMAIPNGEKPFDFVEVRFKNGRKHYYQNTENLSLSIGDVVATQAQSGHDIGMVTLTGELVRVQMKRKKINEKPEDVLKIYRKASQRDIDIWSDARDKEEPMKVKARQFAIDLKLHMKISDIEFQGDASKATFYYTAEERVDFRELIKLFAKEFRTRIEMKQVGFRQEASRLGGIGSCGRELCCSTWLTDFRSVSTSAARYQQLSLNPQKLAGQCGKLKCCLNYELDSYLDALKAFPKNETKLYTEKGTAVCQKTDIFKGHMWYAYEGEWMNWHKITTDQAREIIELNKKKEKIASLEEYATDLIEDTKVEFENVVGQDSLTRFDVAKGNKKRRNNKRRNPNKPATQNKTETQNKPTNPNKPANKPANKNKRNKNNRNRNNKPKPQSNNEK; encoded by the coding sequence ATGGCTTGTGCAAGTTGCTCAACTAAAGACGGCCAACCTAAAGGCTGCAAAAATAACGGTACCTGTGGAACAGATAGCTGTAATAAACTAACCGTTTTCGATTGGTTAGCTAACATGGCTATTCCAAATGGGGAAAAACCTTTCGATTTCGTAGAAGTTCGCTTTAAAAACGGAAGAAAACATTACTATCAAAATACAGAAAACCTCTCTTTAAGTATTGGTGACGTTGTGGCAACACAAGCACAATCTGGGCATGATATTGGTATGGTCACACTTACTGGTGAATTGGTTCGGGTGCAAATGAAGCGCAAAAAAATCAATGAAAAACCTGAGGACGTATTAAAAATATACCGAAAAGCCTCCCAAAGAGACATCGATATTTGGAGTGATGCGCGTGATAAAGAAGAACCAATGAAGGTTAAAGCACGTCAATTTGCTATTGATCTAAAACTGCATATGAAGATCTCCGATATTGAATTTCAAGGAGATGCTAGCAAAGCAACCTTTTATTATACAGCCGAAGAACGTGTAGATTTCAGAGAATTAATTAAGCTATTTGCTAAAGAATTTAGAACGCGAATTGAGATGAAACAAGTAGGTTTCAGACAAGAAGCTTCACGATTAGGCGGAATAGGCTCTTGTGGCAGAGAGCTCTGTTGTTCTACCTGGCTAACAGATTTTCGTTCGGTGAGTACCAGTGCAGCACGTTACCAGCAATTATCATTAAATCCACAAAAACTAGCAGGGCAATGTGGAAAGTTAAAATGCTGTTTAAATTATGAATTAGATTCTTACCTAGATGCATTAAAAGCGTTTCCAAAAAACGAAACAAAACTATATACAGAAAAAGGAACCGCGGTCTGCCAGAAAACAGATATTTTTAAAGGCCATATGTGGTATGCTTACGAAGGCGAATGGATGAACTGGCATAAAATCACAACAGACCAAGCCAGAGAAATTATAGAGTTAAATAAAAAGAAAGAAAAGATTGCTAGTCTTGAAGAATATGCTACAGATTTAATTGAAGATACTAAAGTAGAATTTGAAAACGTTGTAGGTCAAGATAGTTTAACGCGTTTTGATGTTGCAAAAGGGAACAAAAAACGTAGAAACAATAAGAGACGTAATCCTAACAAACCGGCAACTCAAAATAAAACGGAGACTCAAAACAAACCAACAAACCCAAATAAACCGGCGAATAAACCAGCGAATAAAAATAAAAGAAATAAAAATAATCGCAACAGAAACAACAAGCCAAAACCACAATCTAACAATGAGAAGTAG
- a CDS encoding gliding motility lipoprotein GldH, whose amino-acid sequence MRSSLIFWCIVFLSLASCDSKRVYDEYQTVPKVWNKNEVISFTVKAPDSTKPYNLFVNLRNTSDYKYSNLFLIVEMNFPHGKTLRDTLEYKMTAPDGTFLGTGLGSLKENKLWYKEGVVFNEGGEYTVNIQHVMRESGKVNGVENLEGITDVGFRIEKPE is encoded by the coding sequence ATGAGAAGTAGCCTTATTTTTTGGTGTATTGTTTTTTTAAGTTTAGCATCTTGTGATTCTAAAAGGGTGTATGATGAGTACCAGACCGTACCAAAAGTTTGGAATAAAAATGAAGTGATTAGTTTCACTGTTAAAGCACCAGATTCAACGAAGCCTTATAATCTATTTGTTAATTTAAGAAATACAAGTGATTATAAATACAGTAATTTATTTTTAATTGTTGAAATGAATTTCCCTCATGGTAAAACCTTGAGAGATACTTTAGAGTATAAAATGACAGCACCTGATGGTACATTTTTAGGTACAGGATTAGGAAGCTTAAAAGAAAACAAGCTGTGGTATAAAGAAGGGGTTGTGTTTAATGAAGGTGGGGAGTACACCGTTAATATTCAGCATGTCATGAGAGAAAGTGGCAAAGTGAATGGTGTTGAGAATTTAGAAGGAATTACAGATGTGGGGTTTAGAATTGAAAAACCAGAGTAA